Proteins encoded by one window of Tubulanus polymorphus chromosome 7, tnTubPoly1.2, whole genome shotgun sequence:
- the LOC141908123 gene encoding condensin complex subunit 1-like isoform X1 produces MTYEFLVPSSRDDLLNRTGPDQYVVDEVYTLRNLPTIVRDYKSSVRTKGGLTVLTAFDGIFSVLMNWNDADIHMKETTWETLLDEMNQHTAVLPNLVDENTMDHHTRLQHLNAVKMHCYLLCQMMEAFENTVTSSSTVLSVKGRRKKTDRVKNLAGFNWDSQSEVGVRTLLKTIQINIHRLWEPPVVEEEFINMVTSCCYKLLENSKINRNKPTRDNIFHLMAIVIKKYNHSLEIGLSGASLKIIQLLQHFEHLTSPLAQAVEMFVNEYGSKAIVGEIMREIGRMDARDLVRDNTATHAFSLFLTELAEKIPHVMLPNLSVLVHFLDDEPYTMRNCVLTMMGDILIITLSGENLDEKQKSTRDSFLDQLEEHIHDVHAFVRAKVIQVWLRIVENKALPLTRQEDVVDMIIGRLEDTSSQVRKYAIQFVRTLLESNPFAAKLSLEELKENYEKEKAKLKEMVPDRNSDVFTENAKEIENEWDRVYQKLGGKIRQYLDTEEEIDPSFIDDTDDAKSVVDRLRKMIKEEQLEDVVPLLMAAKDAFPDSEILKDSLADESQSQEMDEITPANRVLQTFKNIYLASAVNLELLANPSSQAASQDDSTVNEVAKQQFLVQYLKDSMVFAGQIQKALSVICQLLGSKVQTDVLEAVEFFVAAFDFGVLNAMRGVRAMFTLVYSKENKVKDSVVNAYKRLYLTPADGNARAQAMAVVNNLTALTIGACKKELTSMEELVCEYVKNGDITEPVIKLLWERFTMKISNTTSEESRAALVLLGMAAKAEENIARSNIDILVSEGLGPRARQDLMLARDACIMLLRIGGSVKPKAGQTVEPFRLSESHSIFTELQNLLYEGFFIKDDNHWVPMAEQAVNVIYKLAEHPDTICGNVIKRLLKQVFTDSSTSDEREVNAVMEVNNSDSQGSAGSVISSQVSAVSDSQDFPKDIQCSTVYLTKLLSMAGHMALRQLIHLDVAVFGEFKRRRVIQDEENEKGKANKKKSKLTSVSDTVSKSRQESTTTVEAIEDELGLAGGAEEDVEAEYIRKICEEDLISGDNLLALFQPIIVAVCSNPSKYSDPDLQSSAALALAKFMLVSSEFCDSQLQLLFTILDKSPSPVIRANTIIALGDLTFRFPNNIEPWTGHLYARLQDDSILVRRSTLTVLTHLILNDMVKVKGQISEMAKCIMDDDPRISGLAKLFFQELARKGNAVYNNLPDMISRLSDPDIGVSEEFFQTIMKLLFAYIQKDKQSESLVEKLCHRFKATRSERQARDLALCLSMLNYSERSVRKIQENFPCFADKLHDEQVFNYFQTIVASSKKSAKVDTKTMIEELEARLEECHLKGADAELVAQKASKASAAAKARKRSPRKSPKTPGKTRSPPIVPRATRRKTTTTAVKKKPFELSDDDDDLILPTRSVPRPKRQTGKSRAPVIESDDDDDNDDDDDDEDDEVAVTRRSVKPNNRRGKIRQKIIMDSDDDELFEMDS; encoded by the exons ATGacttatgaatttttggtgccATCGTCGAGGGACGACCTCCTCAATCGAACTGGTCCCGATCAGTATGTCGTCGATGAGGTTTACACCTTGCGTAATCTACCCACAATTGTGCGAG ATTATAAGAGCAGCGTTAGAACTAAAGGTGGTTTAACGGTACTCACTGCATTTGACGGCATATTCAGCGTTTTGAT GAATTGGAATGATGCTGATATACATATGAAAGAAACTACTTGGGAAACACTGCTAGACG AAATGAATCAACATACGGCGGTTTTACCGAATTTAGTCGATGAAAACACAATGGATCATCACACACGGTTACAGCACCTGAACGCCGTCAAGATGCATTGTTATCTGTTATGTCAAATGATGGAAGCGTTCGAGAATACAGTTACAAGTAGTTCCACTGTTTTATCGGTTAAA GGCCGACGTAAGAAAACTGATCGGGTGAAAAATCTAGCTGGATTTAATTGGGATAGTCAAAGTGAAGTCGGAGTTCGAACTTTACTGAAGACAATACAGATAAACATACACAGATTATGGGAGCCACCGGTGGTTGAAGAAGAATTCATCAA CATGGTGACTAGTTGCTGTTACAAACTGTTGGAGAATTCGAAGATTAATCGCAACAAACCGACCCGGGACAATATCTTCCACTTAATGGCCATCGTCATCaagaaatataatcattcattGG AGATTGGTTTATCAG GCGCGAgtttgaagataattcagtTGCTGCAGCATTTCGAACATCTGACATCACCTCTCGCACAAGCCGTCGAAATGTTCGTCAATGAATACGGATCTAAGGCAATCGTGGGTGAAATAATGAG gGAAATAGGTCGAATGGATGCTCGTGATTTAGTACGTGATAATACTGCTACTCACGCGTTTTCCCTCTTCCTCACCGAGTTGGCCGAAAAAATTCCACACGTGATGCTGCCAAATTTGAGCGTGCTCGTTCATTTCCTCGACGACGAG CCGTATACAATGCGAAATTGTGTATTGACTATGATGGGTGATATTCTAATAATTACATTGAGCGGTGAAAACTTGGACGAAAAACAGAAATCAACTCGAGATAGTTTCCTCGATCAGCTAGAA gaaCATATTCACGATGTACACGCATTCGTCAGGGCTAAAGTTATACAAGTTTGGCTGCGCATTGTTGAAAATAAG GCGTTACCCCTGACCCGTCAAGAGGACGTCGTTGATATGATAATCGGTCGTCTGGAAGATACGTCGAGTCAAGTTCGTAAATACGCGATACAGTTCGTTCGTACTTTACTAGAGAGTAACCCATTCGCGGCGAAG TTGTCCCTTGAGGAACTAAAAGAAAATTACGAAAAAGAAAAGGCGAAATTGAAGGAAATGGTTCCTGACCGAAATAGCGATGTATTCACAG AAAATGcgaaagaaatagaaaatgaatggGATCGAGTTTACCAGAAATTAGGAGGTAAAATACGCCAGTATTTGGATACGGAAGAGGAGATTGATCCATCATTCATCGATGATACGGATGATGCTAAAag CGTTGTGGATAGGTTGAGAAAAATGATCAAAGAAGAACAACTTGAAGATGTCGTACCGCTACTAATGGCTGCTAAAGACGCCTTCCCAGATTCAGAGATATTAAAGGATTCATTGGCCGATGA ATCTCAGAGTCAGGAAATGGATGAAATAACCCCTGCAAATCGCGTTCTGCAAACCTTCAAGAATATCTATCTTGCATCAG CGGTGAATTTGGAGCTATTGGCTAATCCATCGTCTCAGGCAGCTAGTCAAGATGATTCAACGGTGAATGAAGTCGCGAAACAACAGTTTTTGGTGCAGTATCTAAAG GATTCTATGGTTTTCGCGGGGCAGATACAGAAAGCGTTGTCGGTTATCTGTCAGTTGCTCGGCTCGAAGGTTCAGACCGATGTGCTCGAAGCGGTCGAGTTTTTCGTCGCGGCGTTTGATTTTGGCGTGTTGAACGCGATGCGAGGAGTTCGCGCGATGTTCACGCTCGTTTATAGCAAAGAGAATAAAGTGAAAGACTCTGTAGTGAACGCTTATAAACGACTGTATCTTACACCGGCTGATGGTAACGCGCG agcACAAGCGATGGCAGTTGTGAATAATTTAACAGCTCTGACGATCGGAGCGTGTAAAAAAGAGCTTACTTCAATGGAAGAATTG GTTTGTGAGTACGTAAAGAATGGAGATATCACCGAACCGGTTATAAAACTTCTGTGGGAAAGATTTACgatgaaaatatcgaatacGACCTCGGAAGAAAGTCGAGCTGCTCTCGTTCTTCTAGGAATGGCTGCCAA agCTGAGGAGAACATTGCGCGTAGTAATATCGACATCCTTGTATCGGAGGGACTAGGGCCGCGAGCTCGTCAGGATCTGATGTTAGCTCGTGACGCTTGTATCATGCTATTGCGAATAGGCGGATCAGTGAAG CCCAAAGCTGGTCAAACTGTTGAACCGTTCAGATTATCAGAATCTCATTCCATATTCACCGAATTACAGAATCTACTTTACGAAG GATTTTTCATAAAGGATGATAATCATTGGGTACCGATGGCTGAACAGGCCGTGAATGTGATCTATAAACTAGCCGAACATCCTGACACAATCTGCGGCAACGTCATCAAACGACTTCTTAAACAAGTTTTCACTGATTCTTCAACATCCGATGAACGTGAAGTGAATGCTGTCATGGAGGTCAACAATAGTGATTCGCAAG GTTCAGCCGGTTCTGTAATCAGCAGTCAGGTGTCGGCCGTCTCTGACAGTCAAGATTTTCCCAAAGACATCCAATGCTCGACGGTGTATTTGACGAAGTTGTTATCGATGGCCGGACACATGGCATTACGTCAGCTGATACACCTCGACGTCGCCGTGTTCGGTGAATTCAAACGCAGACGCGTCATACAAGACGAAGAAAACGAAAAGGGAAAAGCGAACAAGAAAAAGAGTAAATTAACGAGCGTCAGTGATACGGTTTCTAAAAGTAGACAG GAAAGTACGACGACAGTTGAAGCGATTGAGGATGAACTCGGATTAGCTGGTGGAGCTGAGGAAGATGTGGAAGCTGAATACATCAGAAAAATCTGCGAGGAAGACCTCATTTCAG GTGACAATTTGTTGGCACTGTTCCAGCCGATTATTGTAGCTGTATGCAGTAATCCGAGTAAATACTCCGATCCCGATTTACAATCATCGGCCGCTTTGGCTCTCGCTAAATTCATGTTAGTCAG TTCGGAGTTTTGTGATTCACAGTTGCAACTGCTGTTCACTATCCTGGATAAATCACCGAGCCCGGTCATTAGAGCTAATACAATCATAGCCCTCGGTGATTTGACGTTCAGATTTCCAAACAACATCGAACCATGGACCGGACATTTATACGCAAG GTTGCAAGATGATTCGATTCTCGTAAGAAGAAGTACATTGACTGTGTTAACTCATTTGATTCTCAACGACATGGTCAAAGTGAAAGGGCAAATCAGCGAAATGGCTAAATGTATCATGGACGATGATCCGCGAATTAGTGGCCTGGCGAAATTATTCTTCCAGGAACTAGCGAGAAAG GGTAACGCGGTCTACAATAACTTGCCCGATATGATCAGTCGTCTGTCCGATCCGGATATCGGAGTCTCCGAAGAATTCTTCCAAACTATCATGAA GCTTTTATTCGCCTACATTCAGAAGGACAAACAAAGCGAAAGTTTAGTGGAAAAACTCTGTCATCGTTTCAAAGCTACCAG GAGCGAACGCCAGGCGCGAGATCTAGCGTTGTGCTTATCGATGTTAAACTACTCGGAACGCAGTGTTCGGAAAATTCAAGAGAACTTCCCGTGTTTCGCGGATAAACTTCACGACGAACAAGTGTTCAATTACTTCCAAACTATCGTAGCCAGCAGCAAAAAATCAGCTAAAGTTGATACAAAg ACGATGATTGAAGAATTGGAAGCTCGTTTGGAGGAATGTCACTTGAAGGGCGCTGATGCCGAACTCGTAGCTCAGAAAGCGAGTAAGGCTTCGGCAGCAGCTAAAGCGCGGAAACGCTCGCCTCGAAAGTCTCCAAAAACACCCG GTAAAACCCGGTCGCCGCCGATAGTGCCTCGTGCGACGCGACGTAAAACAACGACGACAGCCGTGAAAAAGAAACCATTCGAACTGagtgacgatgatgatgatctgaTTCTACCGACGAGATCGGTACCACGACCAAAACGTCAGACCGGTAAATCACGAGCACCGGTCATCGAATctgacgatgacgacgacaatgatgacgatgatgatgatgaagatgatgaagtTGCTGTTACTCGGCGAAGCGTTAAACCGAATAACCGACGCGGCAAAATTCGACAAAAGATCATCATGGATTCAGATGATGATGAGTTGTTTGAAATGGACAG CTGA
- the LOC141908123 gene encoding condensin complex subunit 1-like isoform X2, which yields MTYEFLVPSSRDDLLNRTGPDQYVVDEVYTLRNLPTIVRDYKSSVRTKGGLTVLTAFDGIFSVLMNWNDADIHMKETTWETLLDEMNQHTAVLPNLVDENTMDHHTRLQHLNAVKMHCYLLCQMMEAFENTVTSSSTVLSVKGRRKKTDRVKNLAGFNWDSQSEVGVRTLLKTIQINIHRLWEPPVVEEEFINMVTSCCYKLLENSKINRNKPTRDNIFHLMAIVIKKYNHSLGASLKIIQLLQHFEHLTSPLAQAVEMFVNEYGSKAIVGEIMREIGRMDARDLVRDNTATHAFSLFLTELAEKIPHVMLPNLSVLVHFLDDEPYTMRNCVLTMMGDILIITLSGENLDEKQKSTRDSFLDQLEEHIHDVHAFVRAKVIQVWLRIVENKALPLTRQEDVVDMIIGRLEDTSSQVRKYAIQFVRTLLESNPFAAKLSLEELKENYEKEKAKLKEMVPDRNSDVFTENAKEIENEWDRVYQKLGGKIRQYLDTEEEIDPSFIDDTDDAKSVVDRLRKMIKEEQLEDVVPLLMAAKDAFPDSEILKDSLADESQSQEMDEITPANRVLQTFKNIYLASAVNLELLANPSSQAASQDDSTVNEVAKQQFLVQYLKDSMVFAGQIQKALSVICQLLGSKVQTDVLEAVEFFVAAFDFGVLNAMRGVRAMFTLVYSKENKVKDSVVNAYKRLYLTPADGNARAQAMAVVNNLTALTIGACKKELTSMEELVCEYVKNGDITEPVIKLLWERFTMKISNTTSEESRAALVLLGMAAKAEENIARSNIDILVSEGLGPRARQDLMLARDACIMLLRIGGSVKPKAGQTVEPFRLSESHSIFTELQNLLYEGFFIKDDNHWVPMAEQAVNVIYKLAEHPDTICGNVIKRLLKQVFTDSSTSDEREVNAVMEVNNSDSQGSAGSVISSQVSAVSDSQDFPKDIQCSTVYLTKLLSMAGHMALRQLIHLDVAVFGEFKRRRVIQDEENEKGKANKKKSKLTSVSDTVSKSRQESTTTVEAIEDELGLAGGAEEDVEAEYIRKICEEDLISGDNLLALFQPIIVAVCSNPSKYSDPDLQSSAALALAKFMLVSSEFCDSQLQLLFTILDKSPSPVIRANTIIALGDLTFRFPNNIEPWTGHLYARLQDDSILVRRSTLTVLTHLILNDMVKVKGQISEMAKCIMDDDPRISGLAKLFFQELARKGNAVYNNLPDMISRLSDPDIGVSEEFFQTIMKLLFAYIQKDKQSESLVEKLCHRFKATRSERQARDLALCLSMLNYSERSVRKIQENFPCFADKLHDEQVFNYFQTIVASSKKSAKVDTKTMIEELEARLEECHLKGADAELVAQKASKASAAAKARKRSPRKSPKTPGKTRSPPIVPRATRRKTTTTAVKKKPFELSDDDDDLILPTRSVPRPKRQTGKSRAPVIESDDDDDNDDDDDDEDDEVAVTRRSVKPNNRRGKIRQKIIMDSDDDELFEMDS from the exons ATGacttatgaatttttggtgccATCGTCGAGGGACGACCTCCTCAATCGAACTGGTCCCGATCAGTATGTCGTCGATGAGGTTTACACCTTGCGTAATCTACCCACAATTGTGCGAG ATTATAAGAGCAGCGTTAGAACTAAAGGTGGTTTAACGGTACTCACTGCATTTGACGGCATATTCAGCGTTTTGAT GAATTGGAATGATGCTGATATACATATGAAAGAAACTACTTGGGAAACACTGCTAGACG AAATGAATCAACATACGGCGGTTTTACCGAATTTAGTCGATGAAAACACAATGGATCATCACACACGGTTACAGCACCTGAACGCCGTCAAGATGCATTGTTATCTGTTATGTCAAATGATGGAAGCGTTCGAGAATACAGTTACAAGTAGTTCCACTGTTTTATCGGTTAAA GGCCGACGTAAGAAAACTGATCGGGTGAAAAATCTAGCTGGATTTAATTGGGATAGTCAAAGTGAAGTCGGAGTTCGAACTTTACTGAAGACAATACAGATAAACATACACAGATTATGGGAGCCACCGGTGGTTGAAGAAGAATTCATCAA CATGGTGACTAGTTGCTGTTACAAACTGTTGGAGAATTCGAAGATTAATCGCAACAAACCGACCCGGGACAATATCTTCCACTTAATGGCCATCGTCATCaagaaatataatcattcattGG GCGCGAgtttgaagataattcagtTGCTGCAGCATTTCGAACATCTGACATCACCTCTCGCACAAGCCGTCGAAATGTTCGTCAATGAATACGGATCTAAGGCAATCGTGGGTGAAATAATGAG gGAAATAGGTCGAATGGATGCTCGTGATTTAGTACGTGATAATACTGCTACTCACGCGTTTTCCCTCTTCCTCACCGAGTTGGCCGAAAAAATTCCACACGTGATGCTGCCAAATTTGAGCGTGCTCGTTCATTTCCTCGACGACGAG CCGTATACAATGCGAAATTGTGTATTGACTATGATGGGTGATATTCTAATAATTACATTGAGCGGTGAAAACTTGGACGAAAAACAGAAATCAACTCGAGATAGTTTCCTCGATCAGCTAGAA gaaCATATTCACGATGTACACGCATTCGTCAGGGCTAAAGTTATACAAGTTTGGCTGCGCATTGTTGAAAATAAG GCGTTACCCCTGACCCGTCAAGAGGACGTCGTTGATATGATAATCGGTCGTCTGGAAGATACGTCGAGTCAAGTTCGTAAATACGCGATACAGTTCGTTCGTACTTTACTAGAGAGTAACCCATTCGCGGCGAAG TTGTCCCTTGAGGAACTAAAAGAAAATTACGAAAAAGAAAAGGCGAAATTGAAGGAAATGGTTCCTGACCGAAATAGCGATGTATTCACAG AAAATGcgaaagaaatagaaaatgaatggGATCGAGTTTACCAGAAATTAGGAGGTAAAATACGCCAGTATTTGGATACGGAAGAGGAGATTGATCCATCATTCATCGATGATACGGATGATGCTAAAag CGTTGTGGATAGGTTGAGAAAAATGATCAAAGAAGAACAACTTGAAGATGTCGTACCGCTACTAATGGCTGCTAAAGACGCCTTCCCAGATTCAGAGATATTAAAGGATTCATTGGCCGATGA ATCTCAGAGTCAGGAAATGGATGAAATAACCCCTGCAAATCGCGTTCTGCAAACCTTCAAGAATATCTATCTTGCATCAG CGGTGAATTTGGAGCTATTGGCTAATCCATCGTCTCAGGCAGCTAGTCAAGATGATTCAACGGTGAATGAAGTCGCGAAACAACAGTTTTTGGTGCAGTATCTAAAG GATTCTATGGTTTTCGCGGGGCAGATACAGAAAGCGTTGTCGGTTATCTGTCAGTTGCTCGGCTCGAAGGTTCAGACCGATGTGCTCGAAGCGGTCGAGTTTTTCGTCGCGGCGTTTGATTTTGGCGTGTTGAACGCGATGCGAGGAGTTCGCGCGATGTTCACGCTCGTTTATAGCAAAGAGAATAAAGTGAAAGACTCTGTAGTGAACGCTTATAAACGACTGTATCTTACACCGGCTGATGGTAACGCGCG agcACAAGCGATGGCAGTTGTGAATAATTTAACAGCTCTGACGATCGGAGCGTGTAAAAAAGAGCTTACTTCAATGGAAGAATTG GTTTGTGAGTACGTAAAGAATGGAGATATCACCGAACCGGTTATAAAACTTCTGTGGGAAAGATTTACgatgaaaatatcgaatacGACCTCGGAAGAAAGTCGAGCTGCTCTCGTTCTTCTAGGAATGGCTGCCAA agCTGAGGAGAACATTGCGCGTAGTAATATCGACATCCTTGTATCGGAGGGACTAGGGCCGCGAGCTCGTCAGGATCTGATGTTAGCTCGTGACGCTTGTATCATGCTATTGCGAATAGGCGGATCAGTGAAG CCCAAAGCTGGTCAAACTGTTGAACCGTTCAGATTATCAGAATCTCATTCCATATTCACCGAATTACAGAATCTACTTTACGAAG GATTTTTCATAAAGGATGATAATCATTGGGTACCGATGGCTGAACAGGCCGTGAATGTGATCTATAAACTAGCCGAACATCCTGACACAATCTGCGGCAACGTCATCAAACGACTTCTTAAACAAGTTTTCACTGATTCTTCAACATCCGATGAACGTGAAGTGAATGCTGTCATGGAGGTCAACAATAGTGATTCGCAAG GTTCAGCCGGTTCTGTAATCAGCAGTCAGGTGTCGGCCGTCTCTGACAGTCAAGATTTTCCCAAAGACATCCAATGCTCGACGGTGTATTTGACGAAGTTGTTATCGATGGCCGGACACATGGCATTACGTCAGCTGATACACCTCGACGTCGCCGTGTTCGGTGAATTCAAACGCAGACGCGTCATACAAGACGAAGAAAACGAAAAGGGAAAAGCGAACAAGAAAAAGAGTAAATTAACGAGCGTCAGTGATACGGTTTCTAAAAGTAGACAG GAAAGTACGACGACAGTTGAAGCGATTGAGGATGAACTCGGATTAGCTGGTGGAGCTGAGGAAGATGTGGAAGCTGAATACATCAGAAAAATCTGCGAGGAAGACCTCATTTCAG GTGACAATTTGTTGGCACTGTTCCAGCCGATTATTGTAGCTGTATGCAGTAATCCGAGTAAATACTCCGATCCCGATTTACAATCATCGGCCGCTTTGGCTCTCGCTAAATTCATGTTAGTCAG TTCGGAGTTTTGTGATTCACAGTTGCAACTGCTGTTCACTATCCTGGATAAATCACCGAGCCCGGTCATTAGAGCTAATACAATCATAGCCCTCGGTGATTTGACGTTCAGATTTCCAAACAACATCGAACCATGGACCGGACATTTATACGCAAG GTTGCAAGATGATTCGATTCTCGTAAGAAGAAGTACATTGACTGTGTTAACTCATTTGATTCTCAACGACATGGTCAAAGTGAAAGGGCAAATCAGCGAAATGGCTAAATGTATCATGGACGATGATCCGCGAATTAGTGGCCTGGCGAAATTATTCTTCCAGGAACTAGCGAGAAAG GGTAACGCGGTCTACAATAACTTGCCCGATATGATCAGTCGTCTGTCCGATCCGGATATCGGAGTCTCCGAAGAATTCTTCCAAACTATCATGAA GCTTTTATTCGCCTACATTCAGAAGGACAAACAAAGCGAAAGTTTAGTGGAAAAACTCTGTCATCGTTTCAAAGCTACCAG GAGCGAACGCCAGGCGCGAGATCTAGCGTTGTGCTTATCGATGTTAAACTACTCGGAACGCAGTGTTCGGAAAATTCAAGAGAACTTCCCGTGTTTCGCGGATAAACTTCACGACGAACAAGTGTTCAATTACTTCCAAACTATCGTAGCCAGCAGCAAAAAATCAGCTAAAGTTGATACAAAg ACGATGATTGAAGAATTGGAAGCTCGTTTGGAGGAATGTCACTTGAAGGGCGCTGATGCCGAACTCGTAGCTCAGAAAGCGAGTAAGGCTTCGGCAGCAGCTAAAGCGCGGAAACGCTCGCCTCGAAAGTCTCCAAAAACACCCG GTAAAACCCGGTCGCCGCCGATAGTGCCTCGTGCGACGCGACGTAAAACAACGACGACAGCCGTGAAAAAGAAACCATTCGAACTGagtgacgatgatgatgatctgaTTCTACCGACGAGATCGGTACCACGACCAAAACGTCAGACCGGTAAATCACGAGCACCGGTCATCGAATctgacgatgacgacgacaatgatgacgatgatgatgatgaagatgatgaagtTGCTGTTACTCGGCGAAGCGTTAAACCGAATAACCGACGCGGCAAAATTCGACAAAAGATCATCATGGATTCAGATGATGATGAGTTGTTTGAAATGGACAG CTGA